From the Ruania alkalisoli genome, one window contains:
- a CDS encoding GNAT family N-acetyltransferase, giving the protein MDVNWVPPVLTGEMITLRPIRAEDSDALWDGLGDPEGRRMAGLTQEFTREQVAQWAATAAEREGRFDWATTVDGEAILGRISLERVDPVARSANLRSLTLPGHRGRGYGREAIMLVLDFAFGTDPGLGLHRVGLEVLSINPRAAALYQSLGFVPEGRRREVLGDGERFADSLVMGMLEDEYPAAKASWA; this is encoded by the coding sequence ATGGACGTGAACTGGGTGCCGCCGGTACTGACCGGCGAGATGATCACACTGCGTCCGATTCGGGCTGAGGACTCCGACGCCCTGTGGGATGGACTGGGAGATCCCGAGGGACGGCGGATGGCCGGCCTCACGCAGGAGTTCACCCGGGAGCAGGTGGCGCAGTGGGCTGCCACGGCGGCCGAGCGGGAAGGCCGGTTCGACTGGGCCACCACGGTCGACGGTGAGGCGATCCTGGGGCGGATCAGCCTGGAACGGGTCGATCCGGTGGCGCGTAGCGCGAACCTGCGCTCCCTCACGCTTCCCGGACACCGGGGCCGCGGTTATGGGCGTGAGGCGATCATGCTGGTGCTGGACTTCGCATTCGGCACCGATCCCGGCCTGGGTCTGCATCGCGTCGGCCTGGAGGTGCTGAGCATCAACCCCCGTGCCGCCGCGCTCTACCAGAGCCTGGGGTTCGTGCCCGAGGGTCGGCGTCGCGAGGTGCTCGGGGACGGGGAGCGGTTCGCCGATTCGCTGGTCATGGGGATGCTGGAAGACGAGTACCCGGCTGCCAAGGCGAGCTGGGCGTGA
- the gatB gene encoding Asp-tRNA(Asn)/Glu-tRNA(Gln) amidotransferase subunit GatB: protein MTTLVDYDDAIARFDPVLGIEVHVELGTATKMFDDAPAHFGAQPNSAVTPVSLGLPGALPVVNGTAVEYAIRIGLALNCQIAETCRFARKNYFYPDVPKNFQTSQYDEPIAFEGYLDVELEDGEVFRVEIERAHMEEDAGKNTHVGGSGRIHGAEYSLVDYNRAGIPLVEIVTKPITGVGARAPEVARAYVSALRDIFRTLGVSEARMERGNVRADVNLSLRATPDAPLGTRTETKNVNSFRSIERAVRYEVSRQAAVLDAGQSVVQETRHFHEDTGSTSSGRVKSDADDYRYFPEPDLVPLAPPREWVEEIRASLPELPALRRRRLVTEWGYSEEEMRDVVNAGALDLIEATVAAGAAPAAARKWWMGELSRTAKTSGVELADLDVTPQHVAELQGLVDSGRVNDKLARQVLEGVLAGEGAPEDVVTARGLEVVSDDGPLLEVIDATLAEQPDIAEKIRSGNLGPMGVIIGAVMKATRGQADAGRVRELVQERLS, encoded by the coding sequence ATGACCACGCTGGTCGACTATGACGACGCGATCGCCCGCTTCGACCCCGTCCTCGGTATCGAGGTGCACGTCGAACTTGGTACCGCCACGAAGATGTTCGACGACGCGCCAGCGCATTTCGGTGCCCAGCCGAACAGCGCCGTGACACCCGTCTCGTTGGGTCTTCCCGGCGCACTGCCCGTGGTCAACGGCACCGCGGTGGAGTATGCGATCCGCATCGGCCTGGCGCTGAACTGCCAGATCGCCGAGACCTGCCGGTTCGCCAGGAAGAACTACTTCTACCCGGACGTGCCGAAGAACTTCCAGACGTCCCAGTACGACGAGCCGATCGCCTTCGAGGGCTATCTGGACGTCGAGCTCGAGGACGGCGAGGTCTTCCGGGTGGAGATCGAGCGCGCCCACATGGAGGAGGACGCCGGGAAGAACACCCATGTGGGTGGCTCTGGGCGCATTCACGGAGCCGAGTACTCCCTCGTGGACTACAACCGTGCCGGAATCCCGCTGGTGGAGATCGTCACCAAGCCGATCACCGGCGTGGGCGCTCGCGCCCCCGAGGTGGCCCGGGCCTATGTCTCGGCGCTGCGGGACATCTTCCGCACGCTGGGGGTGTCGGAGGCGAGGATGGAGCGCGGCAACGTCCGTGCCGACGTGAACCTCTCTCTGCGCGCCACCCCGGACGCACCCCTGGGGACCCGCACCGAGACCAAGAACGTCAACTCCTTCCGCTCCATCGAGCGGGCGGTGCGGTACGAGGTGTCCCGGCAGGCCGCCGTCCTCGACGCCGGTCAGAGCGTGGTGCAGGAGACACGCCATTTCCATGAGGACACCGGCTCCACCTCCTCGGGCCGCGTGAAGTCGGACGCGGACGACTACCGGTACTTCCCCGAGCCGGACCTGGTGCCTCTGGCACCCCCGCGCGAATGGGTCGAGGAGATCCGGGCGAGCCTGCCGGAACTGCCGGCCCTGCGCCGTCGGCGGCTGGTCACCGAGTGGGGGTACTCGGAAGAAGAGATGCGTGACGTCGTCAACGCTGGCGCACTCGACCTCATCGAGGCCACGGTGGCTGCCGGTGCGGCCCCCGCTGCCGCGCGGAAGTGGTGGATGGGTGAGCTCTCCCGCACTGCCAAGACCAGCGGTGTCGAGCTGGCGGACCTTGATGTCACCCCGCAGCACGTGGCCGAACTCCAGGGGCTGGTGGACTCCGGGCGCGTGAACGACAAGCTGGCTCGGCAGGTCCTCGAAGGTGTGCTCGCGGGTGAAGGTGCACCCGAGGACGTCGTCACCGCACGCGGCCTGGAGGTCGTCTCCGACGACGGGCCGTTGCTGGAGGTCATCGACGCCACCCTGGCCGAGCAGCCCGACATCGCGGAGAAGATCCGCTCCGGCAACCTGGGCCCGATGGGTGTGATCATCGGTGCCGTGATGAAGGCCACGCGCGGGCAGGCCGATGCCGGACGGGTGCGGGAACTCGTGCAGGAACGGCTCTCCTGA